From Solea senegalensis isolate Sse05_10M linkage group LG19, IFAPA_SoseM_1, whole genome shotgun sequence, the proteins below share one genomic window:
- the aatka gene encoding serine/threonine-protein kinase LMTK1 isoform X1, with translation MLFALHVIVMSSAFFNPSFAFSSHFDTDGAPLSELSWPSSLAVVAVSFSGLFTFVFLMLACLCCKKGDVGFKEFENTEGEEYRAELASPSSQNGPEVYILPLTEVSLPVSKQPARSIQLLKSSDLGRHSLLYLKEIGHGWFGKVLLGEVNAGLSITQVVVKELKASASVQDQMQFLEEVQPYRTLQHPALLQCLAQCSEVTPYLLVMEFCPLGDLKTYLRSCRIADSESPDPLILQRMACDVASGLLHLHKHNFTHSDLALRNCLLTSEMSVKIGDYGLSHSRYKEDYYVTQDQIWVALRWIAPELIDEVHGNLLVVDQTKSSNIWSLGVTMWELFELGNQPYRHYSDRQVLTYVVKEQQLKLPKPHLQFQLAERWYEVMQFCWLQPELRPSSEEVHLLVTYLCAKGSSEAEEDFEQRWDALRPNLQGSTSHTATSTALVLTPTTAPADNSGTDPSQAVELASSASSSFPLLEHFSDSFHSDTGDDLLTVTETSHGLNFEYKWEQARAEQPYCSSSTSGPLGQGNPHYQDIYYSSKGSTSGGCKTDSLTSGISLSYYEPEHPGVVPVLSAHSPSVSSEYYIRIEEPVECNINLDDSVVDYSPGLEASNSRLSSESRTASSMAQPRAYWSTADNTKYAAYDSDSSPTVQLTIDPLLRQASRTSPMNCFSPNQDGTIYCEQTSAYKTCHQSCLSEHDSSPESRSNLVYSVGCLENTCSLSQAVSSPSLGFCDPYLEASTGRSTVSDSCHNMMGPLRKTLPIVNHISIDVGTDDGLLVGHLRGEDIEDDLFSEGDATNWTSNRSANNNSLTFESRQTAGSGPDTYLDLHYRIDHSNTTELRSLTKATTETFNGSISPGNVEGERGDSGYDAGSELMELSSYIHLSHKEREEAATQVEMNSTAENLIKFESHTSSSINSRSTDGGKVEGKYGKQSLLHGERLYSEPKMIPETSFIKSPSSFKDPQIGQTGALSGKHRGNIWDGVSSGISVCLGDKRLSCPERSESSRALERNVGARESGMSLIEIGDYSEDDDDDMTDITSGIFADFNLDYAEVEEEELSPLKNPGGTSDSIDTFNLSSSMASACDQAFSPDPFNTPILPKSLDSGYDTENNESPEFIFKELGDTRGGEGSPRLGGEPEIILQVGLGQGVCTSTNTSELHLKSLIDKNPYRDSAYFSDYDVENEKSPQEEGSTFFVGSPHHVFTAEKLDSFRGDNSMSRPLNNGEHLTNLKNKNGSVVVNLSEGDHSSTTSLPTPGLSMLSPFPPQMGGCLTKESAPAEDDLGLETEHSGEEPPSELSSSITSEPSSAVQEASANREEGSRRAEDCSSFQSLNSDSTLTDCIDEVHEENDNGVLSTEEEELPEFNHMEEDRRDSVGIREDDFEDIDAEECDSQDSLCEESNGPVDLSSSSSLLELCGEDVRAPLEEAEDEDDSDDSESDEELRTYNIQDEDSEESEEDFTTVPVVVSDCSRARHLRSLLKMPTLLTQSFCDELERKKKVVSFFDDVTVFLFDQESPTGELADFTFATGTESSEQESSEANTSDHRPQPDADLEGEVCESLRVSEQTDGIKSEEDGSYEWKEELSFEPRPSSPDVIPEPQSSPTSTSNSPEDPKPAAVALNRFMVSRFSITHVSDSHISSATGEDE, from the exons ATGGGGCTCCGCTGAGTGAGCTGTCATGGCCTTCATCCCTGGCTGTGGTTGCCGTCTCCTTCTCTGGCCTCTTCACCTTTGTCTTCCTCATGCTGGCCTGTCTCTGCTGCAAGAAGGGAGACGTCGGCTTCAAG gagtttgaaaacacagagggagaagagTACCGTGCAGAACTGGCCTCGCCCTCCTCCCAGAACGGCCCCGAGGTCTACATCCTTCCCCTCACTGAGGTCTCGCTCCCCGTCTCCAAGCAGCCTGCCAGATCCA TCCAGCTGCTAAAATCATCAGACCTTGGCCGCCATAGTCTTCTCTACCTAAAGGAAATTGGACATGGTTGGTTTGGAAAA GTCTTGCTGGGCGAGGTCAACGCAGGTCTCAGTATTACCCAGGTTGTGGTGAAGGAGCTGAAGGCCAGTGCCAGTGTCCAGGACCAGATGCAGTTCTTGGAGGAGGTCCAGCCGTACCG GACACTCCAGCACCCTGCCCTCCTGCAGTGTCTGGCACAGTGCTCGGAGGTTACTCCTTATCTTCTGGTCATGGAGTTTTGCCCTTTG GGTGATCTGAAGACTTACCTCCGCAGTTGCAGGATAGCTGATTCTGAGAGTCCAGACCCGTTGATCCTCCAGCGAATGGCTTGTGACGTTGCCTCGGGGCTTCTGCACCTCCACAAACACAACTTTACACACAG TGACCTGGCTTTGCGAAACTGCCTGCTAACCTCAGAAATGTCCGTTAAGATCGGAGACTATGGCCTTTCTCACAGCCGATACAAG GAAGACTACTATGTCACACAAGACCAGATTTGGGTGGCCCTACGCTGGATTGCACCGGAGCTCATCGACGAAGTCCACGGAAACCTGCTGGTTGTTGACCAAACCAAGAGCAGCAACATATG GTCACTGGGGGTGACTATGTGGGAGCTTTTTGAGTTGGGAAACCAACCGTACAGACACTACTCTGATAGACAGGTGCTGACATATGTTGTAAAGGAACAGCAGCTCAAACTACCCAAACCTCACCTCCAATTCCAACTGGCTGAGCGCTG GTATGAGGTGATGCAATTCTGCTGGCTGCAGCCAGAGCTTAGACCCAGCAGTGAAGAAGTTCACCTTCTGGTCACATACCTGTGTGCCAAAGGCTCCAGTGAAGCTGAAGAGGACTTTGAACAACGCTGGGATGCCTTGAGACCCAACCTGCAGGGTAGTACCTCCCACACAGCTACATCCACAGCCCTAGTCCTGACCCCTACAACTGCACCAGCAGACAACTCTGGTACAGACCCAAGTCAGGCAGTGGAGCTGGCCTCCTCTGCGTCATCCTCCTTCCCCCTCCTGGAACACTTTTCTGACAGCTTCCACTCAGACACAGGGGACGACCTATTGACTGTCACAGAGACCAGCCACGGTCTCAACTTTGAGTACAAGTGGGAGCAGGCTCGAGCTGAGCAGCCGTACTGCTCGTCCTCCACCAGTGGGCCACTGGGGCAGGGGAACCCACATTACCAGGATATTTACTACTCAAGCAAAGGAAGCACCTCAGGGGGCTGCAAGACTGACAGCCTGACCTCAGGTATCTCTCTGTCCTATTATGAACCTGAACACCCGGGTGTAGTCCCAGTGCTGAGTGCCCACAGCCCCTCGGTCAGCAGCGAGTACTATATCCGCATAGAGGAACCGGTAGAATGTAACATTAACTTGGATGACAGTGTTGTGGACTACAGCCCGGGACTGGAGGCGAGCAACAGCAGGTTGTCCTCCGAGAGTCGGACTGCTTCGTCCATGGCACAGCCCCGTGCTTACTGGTCGACTGCCGACAACACCAAATATGCTGCCTACGACTCCGATTCAAGTCCAACTGTTCAACTAACCATAGATCCGCTGTTGAGACAGGCTTCCAGAACCAGCCCCATGAACTGCTTCTCACCAAATCAGGACGGCACAATATACTGTGAACAAACCTCAGCATACAAGACATGCCACCAGTCCTGTCTGTCTGAACACGACTCGTCACCAGAGTCCCGGTCAAACCTCGTCTATTCGGTAGGGTGTTTGGAAAACACGTGCAGTTTGTCACAAGCAGTGAGCAGCCCCAGTTTAGGCTTCTGTGATCCCTACCTGGAAGCAAGCACGGGGCGTAGCACAGTCAGTGACAGTTGTCATAATATGATGGGGCCCCTCAGAAAGACACTACCTATTGTTAACCACATTAGTATTGACGTAGGAACGGACGATGGCCTGCTGGTGGGCCACCTGAGAGGTGAAGACATTGAGGACGACCTTTTCTCTGAGGGAGATGCCACTAACTGGACGTCAAACCGCTCGGCAAACAATAATAGTCTGACGTTtgagagcagacagacagcgGGCAGTGGGCCGGACACCTATCTTGACCTTCACTATAGAATTGATCATTCTAACACAACAGAATTAAGGTCTTTAACCAAAGCCACCACCGAAACCTTCAACGGCTCCATTTCGCCTGGCAACgtggagggagaaagaggagacagTGGTTATGATGCTGGTAGTGAGCTCATGGAATTAAGCTCATACATTCACTTATCtcacaaagaaagagaggaagctGCTACTCAAGTGGAGATGAACTCAACTGCAGAAAATCTAATAAAATTTGAGTCTCATACCAGCTCAAGTATTAATTCCAGGAGCACAGACGGTGGAAAAGTGGAGGGAAAATATGGAAAGCAATCATTGCTTCATGGAGAGAGACTGTACTCTGAGCCTAAGATGATACCAGAGACAAGCTTTATAAAATCCCCATCTTCTTTCAAGGATCCTCAGATAGGTCAAACAGGAGCCTTGTCAGGCAAGCACAGAGGGAACATCTGGGACGGGGTTTCATCGGGAATATCTGTTTGTCTCGGAGACAAAAGGTTAAGCTGTCCAGAGAGGTCAGAGAGTAGCAGAGCACTGGAGAGGAACGTGGGGGCAAGAGAATCCGGCATGAGTCTGATTGAGATCGGTGACTAcagtgaggatgatgatgatgacatgacCGATATTACATCAGGTATCTTTGCTGACTTCAATTTAGATTACGCTGAAgtagaggaggaagagttgAGTCCACTGAAGAATCCAGGGGGAACATCTGACTCTATAGATACCTTTAACCTGTCCTCATCGATGGCCAGCGCTTGTGATCAGGCCTTCAGCCCTGATCCCTTTAATACCCCCATCTTGCCCAAATCCTTGGACAGTGGCTATGACACGGAGAACAATGAATCTCCAGAATTTATCTTCAAGGAGCTTGGGGATACTCGGGGTGGAGAGGGGAGCCCTAGGCTGGGTGGAGAACCTGAAATTATTCTGCAGGTGGGTTTAGGCCAGGGTGTCTGCACTTCCACCAACACCTCAGAgctacatttaaaaagtctgaTTGATAAGAACCCCTACAGGGACTCGGCCTATTTCTCTGACTATGATGTTGAAAATGAGAAGAGCCCTCAAGAGGAAGGCAGTACGTTCTTTGTAGGTTCACCGCACCATGTCTTCACTGCTGAGAAACTGGACTCCTTTCGAGGTGATAATTCAATGAGCAGACCATTAAATAATGGGGaacatttaacaaatctgaaaaacaaaaatggttcCGTTGTGGTCAATCTCTCAGAAGGTGACCACAGTTCAACCACTTCCCTCCCCACTCCTGGTTTGTCCATGCTATCACCATTTCCCCCGCAGATGGGTGGCTGTCTGACCAAAGAGTCGGCCCCTGCAGAGGATGACCTGGGACTGGAGACGGAGCACTCAGGAGAGGAACCTCCTTCAGAACTCAGTTCCTCCATCACGTCTGAACCATCTTCTGCTGTCCAGGAAGCCTCAGCTAACCGCGAGGAAGGCAGCAGGAGAGCAGAAGATTGCTCCTCTTTCCAGTCTTTGAACTCTGACTCCACCTTGACGGACTGCATAGACGAGGTTCACGAAGAAAATGACAACGGTGTTTTatccacagaggaggaggagctgcctGAATTCAATCATATGGAGGAGGACAGAAGGGACAGTGTGGGAATAAGGGAAGATGACTTTGAGGATATCGACGCAGAGGAATGCGACTCGCAGGACAGTTTATGTGAAGAATCTAACGGCCCCGTTGACCTTTCGTCTTCCTCATCATTGCTGGAGCTGTGTGGAGAAGATGTGAGAGCTCCactggaggaggcggaggatgAGGATGACTCCGACGACAGCGAGTCTGATGAAGAGCTGAGGACCTACAACATCCAAGATGAAGACAGcgaggagagtgaggaggatTTTACCACAGTGCCAGTGGTGGTAAGTGACTGCAGCAGGGCCAGACACCTCCGCAGTCTTCTCAAGATGCCCACCCTGCTCACCCAGTCCTTCTGCGATGAgttggagaggaagaaaaaagtgGTGTCCTTCTTTGACGATGTTACGGTGTTCCTTTTTGACCAG GAGAGTCCCACAGGAGAGCTGGCTGACTTCACCTTCGCCACAGGAACAGAGTCCAGTGAGCAGGAATCTTCAGAGGCAAACACCTCCGACCACCGGCCGCAACCTGACGCTGACCTTGAAGGTGAAGTCTGTGAATCGTTACGCGTTTCTGAACAAACAGATGGAATCAAGTCAGAAGAGg ACGGAAGTTATGAATGGAAAGAAGAACTTTCGTTTGAGCCCCGTCCATCTTCACCTGACGTCATCCCCGAGCCCCAGTCCTCACCCACATCCACCTCCAACAGTCCCGAGGATCCCAAACCTGCTGCTGTAGCACTTAACCGGTTCATGGTCTCACGATTCTCTATCACACATGTCTCGGACTCCCACATAAGCTCTGCAACAG GGGAAGATGAATAA
- the aatka gene encoding serine/threonine-protein kinase LMTK1 isoform X2 produces MRIHGVQLLKSSDLGRHSLLYLKEIGHGWFGKVLLGEVNAGLSITQVVVKELKASASVQDQMQFLEEVQPYRTLQHPALLQCLAQCSEVTPYLLVMEFCPLGDLKTYLRSCRIADSESPDPLILQRMACDVASGLLHLHKHNFTHSDLALRNCLLTSEMSVKIGDYGLSHSRYKEDYYVTQDQIWVALRWIAPELIDEVHGNLLVVDQTKSSNIWSLGVTMWELFELGNQPYRHYSDRQVLTYVVKEQQLKLPKPHLQFQLAERWYEVMQFCWLQPELRPSSEEVHLLVTYLCAKGSSEAEEDFEQRWDALRPNLQGSTSHTATSTALVLTPTTAPADNSGTDPSQAVELASSASSSFPLLEHFSDSFHSDTGDDLLTVTETSHGLNFEYKWEQARAEQPYCSSSTSGPLGQGNPHYQDIYYSSKGSTSGGCKTDSLTSGISLSYYEPEHPGVVPVLSAHSPSVSSEYYIRIEEPVECNINLDDSVVDYSPGLEASNSRLSSESRTASSMAQPRAYWSTADNTKYAAYDSDSSPTVQLTIDPLLRQASRTSPMNCFSPNQDGTIYCEQTSAYKTCHQSCLSEHDSSPESRSNLVYSVGCLENTCSLSQAVSSPSLGFCDPYLEASTGRSTVSDSCHNMMGPLRKTLPIVNHISIDVGTDDGLLVGHLRGEDIEDDLFSEGDATNWTSNRSANNNSLTFESRQTAGSGPDTYLDLHYRIDHSNTTELRSLTKATTETFNGSISPGNVEGERGDSGYDAGSELMELSSYIHLSHKEREEAATQVEMNSTAENLIKFESHTSSSINSRSTDGGKVEGKYGKQSLLHGERLYSEPKMIPETSFIKSPSSFKDPQIGQTGALSGKHRGNIWDGVSSGISVCLGDKRLSCPERSESSRALERNVGARESGMSLIEIGDYSEDDDDDMTDITSGIFADFNLDYAEVEEEELSPLKNPGGTSDSIDTFNLSSSMASACDQAFSPDPFNTPILPKSLDSGYDTENNESPEFIFKELGDTRGGEGSPRLGGEPEIILQVGLGQGVCTSTNTSELHLKSLIDKNPYRDSAYFSDYDVENEKSPQEEGSTFFVGSPHHVFTAEKLDSFRGDNSMSRPLNNGEHLTNLKNKNGSVVVNLSEGDHSSTTSLPTPGLSMLSPFPPQMGGCLTKESAPAEDDLGLETEHSGEEPPSELSSSITSEPSSAVQEASANREEGSRRAEDCSSFQSLNSDSTLTDCIDEVHEENDNGVLSTEEEELPEFNHMEEDRRDSVGIREDDFEDIDAEECDSQDSLCEESNGPVDLSSSSSLLELCGEDVRAPLEEAEDEDDSDDSESDEELRTYNIQDEDSEESEEDFTTVPVVVSDCSRARHLRSLLKMPTLLTQSFCDELERKKKVVSFFDDVTVFLFDQESPTGELADFTFATGTESSEQESSEANTSDHRPQPDADLEGEVCESLRVSEQTDGIKSEEDGSYEWKEELSFEPRPSSPDVIPEPQSSPTSTSNSPEDPKPAAVALNRFMVSRFSITHVSDSHISSATGEDE; encoded by the exons ATGAGGATTCATGGAG TCCAGCTGCTAAAATCATCAGACCTTGGCCGCCATAGTCTTCTCTACCTAAAGGAAATTGGACATGGTTGGTTTGGAAAA GTCTTGCTGGGCGAGGTCAACGCAGGTCTCAGTATTACCCAGGTTGTGGTGAAGGAGCTGAAGGCCAGTGCCAGTGTCCAGGACCAGATGCAGTTCTTGGAGGAGGTCCAGCCGTACCG GACACTCCAGCACCCTGCCCTCCTGCAGTGTCTGGCACAGTGCTCGGAGGTTACTCCTTATCTTCTGGTCATGGAGTTTTGCCCTTTG GGTGATCTGAAGACTTACCTCCGCAGTTGCAGGATAGCTGATTCTGAGAGTCCAGACCCGTTGATCCTCCAGCGAATGGCTTGTGACGTTGCCTCGGGGCTTCTGCACCTCCACAAACACAACTTTACACACAG TGACCTGGCTTTGCGAAACTGCCTGCTAACCTCAGAAATGTCCGTTAAGATCGGAGACTATGGCCTTTCTCACAGCCGATACAAG GAAGACTACTATGTCACACAAGACCAGATTTGGGTGGCCCTACGCTGGATTGCACCGGAGCTCATCGACGAAGTCCACGGAAACCTGCTGGTTGTTGACCAAACCAAGAGCAGCAACATATG GTCACTGGGGGTGACTATGTGGGAGCTTTTTGAGTTGGGAAACCAACCGTACAGACACTACTCTGATAGACAGGTGCTGACATATGTTGTAAAGGAACAGCAGCTCAAACTACCCAAACCTCACCTCCAATTCCAACTGGCTGAGCGCTG GTATGAGGTGATGCAATTCTGCTGGCTGCAGCCAGAGCTTAGACCCAGCAGTGAAGAAGTTCACCTTCTGGTCACATACCTGTGTGCCAAAGGCTCCAGTGAAGCTGAAGAGGACTTTGAACAACGCTGGGATGCCTTGAGACCCAACCTGCAGGGTAGTACCTCCCACACAGCTACATCCACAGCCCTAGTCCTGACCCCTACAACTGCACCAGCAGACAACTCTGGTACAGACCCAAGTCAGGCAGTGGAGCTGGCCTCCTCTGCGTCATCCTCCTTCCCCCTCCTGGAACACTTTTCTGACAGCTTCCACTCAGACACAGGGGACGACCTATTGACTGTCACAGAGACCAGCCACGGTCTCAACTTTGAGTACAAGTGGGAGCAGGCTCGAGCTGAGCAGCCGTACTGCTCGTCCTCCACCAGTGGGCCACTGGGGCAGGGGAACCCACATTACCAGGATATTTACTACTCAAGCAAAGGAAGCACCTCAGGGGGCTGCAAGACTGACAGCCTGACCTCAGGTATCTCTCTGTCCTATTATGAACCTGAACACCCGGGTGTAGTCCCAGTGCTGAGTGCCCACAGCCCCTCGGTCAGCAGCGAGTACTATATCCGCATAGAGGAACCGGTAGAATGTAACATTAACTTGGATGACAGTGTTGTGGACTACAGCCCGGGACTGGAGGCGAGCAACAGCAGGTTGTCCTCCGAGAGTCGGACTGCTTCGTCCATGGCACAGCCCCGTGCTTACTGGTCGACTGCCGACAACACCAAATATGCTGCCTACGACTCCGATTCAAGTCCAACTGTTCAACTAACCATAGATCCGCTGTTGAGACAGGCTTCCAGAACCAGCCCCATGAACTGCTTCTCACCAAATCAGGACGGCACAATATACTGTGAACAAACCTCAGCATACAAGACATGCCACCAGTCCTGTCTGTCTGAACACGACTCGTCACCAGAGTCCCGGTCAAACCTCGTCTATTCGGTAGGGTGTTTGGAAAACACGTGCAGTTTGTCACAAGCAGTGAGCAGCCCCAGTTTAGGCTTCTGTGATCCCTACCTGGAAGCAAGCACGGGGCGTAGCACAGTCAGTGACAGTTGTCATAATATGATGGGGCCCCTCAGAAAGACACTACCTATTGTTAACCACATTAGTATTGACGTAGGAACGGACGATGGCCTGCTGGTGGGCCACCTGAGAGGTGAAGACATTGAGGACGACCTTTTCTCTGAGGGAGATGCCACTAACTGGACGTCAAACCGCTCGGCAAACAATAATAGTCTGACGTTtgagagcagacagacagcgGGCAGTGGGCCGGACACCTATCTTGACCTTCACTATAGAATTGATCATTCTAACACAACAGAATTAAGGTCTTTAACCAAAGCCACCACCGAAACCTTCAACGGCTCCATTTCGCCTGGCAACgtggagggagaaagaggagacagTGGTTATGATGCTGGTAGTGAGCTCATGGAATTAAGCTCATACATTCACTTATCtcacaaagaaagagaggaagctGCTACTCAAGTGGAGATGAACTCAACTGCAGAAAATCTAATAAAATTTGAGTCTCATACCAGCTCAAGTATTAATTCCAGGAGCACAGACGGTGGAAAAGTGGAGGGAAAATATGGAAAGCAATCATTGCTTCATGGAGAGAGACTGTACTCTGAGCCTAAGATGATACCAGAGACAAGCTTTATAAAATCCCCATCTTCTTTCAAGGATCCTCAGATAGGTCAAACAGGAGCCTTGTCAGGCAAGCACAGAGGGAACATCTGGGACGGGGTTTCATCGGGAATATCTGTTTGTCTCGGAGACAAAAGGTTAAGCTGTCCAGAGAGGTCAGAGAGTAGCAGAGCACTGGAGAGGAACGTGGGGGCAAGAGAATCCGGCATGAGTCTGATTGAGATCGGTGACTAcagtgaggatgatgatgatgacatgacCGATATTACATCAGGTATCTTTGCTGACTTCAATTTAGATTACGCTGAAgtagaggaggaagagttgAGTCCACTGAAGAATCCAGGGGGAACATCTGACTCTATAGATACCTTTAACCTGTCCTCATCGATGGCCAGCGCTTGTGATCAGGCCTTCAGCCCTGATCCCTTTAATACCCCCATCTTGCCCAAATCCTTGGACAGTGGCTATGACACGGAGAACAATGAATCTCCAGAATTTATCTTCAAGGAGCTTGGGGATACTCGGGGTGGAGAGGGGAGCCCTAGGCTGGGTGGAGAACCTGAAATTATTCTGCAGGTGGGTTTAGGCCAGGGTGTCTGCACTTCCACCAACACCTCAGAgctacatttaaaaagtctgaTTGATAAGAACCCCTACAGGGACTCGGCCTATTTCTCTGACTATGATGTTGAAAATGAGAAGAGCCCTCAAGAGGAAGGCAGTACGTTCTTTGTAGGTTCACCGCACCATGTCTTCACTGCTGAGAAACTGGACTCCTTTCGAGGTGATAATTCAATGAGCAGACCATTAAATAATGGGGaacatttaacaaatctgaaaaacaaaaatggttcCGTTGTGGTCAATCTCTCAGAAGGTGACCACAGTTCAACCACTTCCCTCCCCACTCCTGGTTTGTCCATGCTATCACCATTTCCCCCGCAGATGGGTGGCTGTCTGACCAAAGAGTCGGCCCCTGCAGAGGATGACCTGGGACTGGAGACGGAGCACTCAGGAGAGGAACCTCCTTCAGAACTCAGTTCCTCCATCACGTCTGAACCATCTTCTGCTGTCCAGGAAGCCTCAGCTAACCGCGAGGAAGGCAGCAGGAGAGCAGAAGATTGCTCCTCTTTCCAGTCTTTGAACTCTGACTCCACCTTGACGGACTGCATAGACGAGGTTCACGAAGAAAATGACAACGGTGTTTTatccacagaggaggaggagctgcctGAATTCAATCATATGGAGGAGGACAGAAGGGACAGTGTGGGAATAAGGGAAGATGACTTTGAGGATATCGACGCAGAGGAATGCGACTCGCAGGACAGTTTATGTGAAGAATCTAACGGCCCCGTTGACCTTTCGTCTTCCTCATCATTGCTGGAGCTGTGTGGAGAAGATGTGAGAGCTCCactggaggaggcggaggatgAGGATGACTCCGACGACAGCGAGTCTGATGAAGAGCTGAGGACCTACAACATCCAAGATGAAGACAGcgaggagagtgaggaggatTTTACCACAGTGCCAGTGGTGGTAAGTGACTGCAGCAGGGCCAGACACCTCCGCAGTCTTCTCAAGATGCCCACCCTGCTCACCCAGTCCTTCTGCGATGAgttggagaggaagaaaaaagtgGTGTCCTTCTTTGACGATGTTACGGTGTTCCTTTTTGACCAG GAGAGTCCCACAGGAGAGCTGGCTGACTTCACCTTCGCCACAGGAACAGAGTCCAGTGAGCAGGAATCTTCAGAGGCAAACACCTCCGACCACCGGCCGCAACCTGACGCTGACCTTGAAGGTGAAGTCTGTGAATCGTTACGCGTTTCTGAACAAACAGATGGAATCAAGTCAGAAGAGg ACGGAAGTTATGAATGGAAAGAAGAACTTTCGTTTGAGCCCCGTCCATCTTCACCTGACGTCATCCCCGAGCCCCAGTCCTCACCCACATCCACCTCCAACAGTCCCGAGGATCCCAAACCTGCTGCTGTAGCACTTAACCGGTTCATGGTCTCACGATTCTCTATCACACATGTCTCGGACTCCCACATAAGCTCTGCAACAG GGGAAGATGAATAA